A section of the Phaseolus vulgaris cultivar G19833 chromosome 8, P. vulgaris v2.0, whole genome shotgun sequence genome encodes:
- the LOC137825682 gene encoding uncharacterized protein, whose amino-acid sequence MEAIQSWVSNHKLGTLGGLWASGIGASLVANSRTGSPMKPSLRLIHARLHAQALTLAVLSGAAAYRYYEIRAFGPKPQAHVPSPTVAQLAEWELLTPF is encoded by the exons ATGGAGGCAATTCAATCATGGGTTTCAAATCACAAGCTAGGAACACTTG GGGGACTGTGGGCCTCTGGGATTGGGGCATCACTTGTGGCTAATTCACGTACAGGGTCTCCAATGAAGCCCAGTCTTAGGCTCATCCATGCCAG ATTGCATGCCCAAGCTTTAACCCTGGCAGTGTTGTCTGGTGCCGCTGCTTATAGATACTACGAGATTCGTGCATTCGGCCCAAAACCACAGGCCCACGTTCCTTCTCCCACTGTGGCCCAGCTAGCTGAATGGGAGCTTCTAACTCCTTTCTGA
- the LOC137825798 gene encoding protein LURP-one-related 14-like, with amino-acid sequence MEGSAPELPLEAVEGFPMMSVVDDSFCVTSPTEITVKKKYCGVFLNQRYKVLDVNGNLLFQVDGSSLEFRKKRIMRDAAGSPILIMREKINLISLRHRWMVHKGRSSEEKDLIFGVQRSHPLDIKPRLDVFMATNMKKGMSSFQLVGSHIDNSCKVYKGDTIIAEVIDVYPRNNFSNWTESFRVKINAGVDYAFIVALLVILTVNDYV; translated from the exons ATGGAGGGCAGTGCTCCTGAATTGCCATTGGAAGCAGTAGAAGGGTTCCCCATGATGAGTGTTGTGGACGATAGTTTCTGTGTAACTTCCccaacagaaataactgtcaaAAAGAAATACTGCGGAGTCTTCTTAAACCAAAGATACAAAGTATTAGATGTTAACGGCAATCTCTTGTTTCAAGTTGATGGCTCAAGCCTAGAGTTTCGCAAGAAGAGAATCATGCGTGATGCTGCTGGTTCCCCTATACTTATAATGCGTGAGAAG ATTAATCTGATATCACTGAGGCATCGGTGGATGGTTCATAAAGGAAGAAGCTCTGAGGAGAAAGATCTGATATTTGGGGTTCAAAGATCGCACCCTCTTGACATTAAGCCACGGCTTGATGTGTTCATGGCCACCAATATGAAGAAAGGTATGAGCAGCTTTCAACTTGTTGGAAGCCACATCGACAACTCCTGCAAAGTTTACAAAGGAGACACCATCATTGCAGAG GTAATTGATGTATATCCAAGGAACAATTTCAGCAATTGGACAGAAAGCTTTAGAGTCAAAATAAATGCAGGCGTGGACTACGCTTTCATTGTTGCCTTACTTGTAATACTCACTGTGAATGATTACGTATAA
- the LOC137826170 gene encoding amino acid transporter AVT6C-like — protein MSPVAGARVPLLPGSKGGVPPATVSGAVFNVANSIIGAGIMSLPATLKVLGVIPALVLILVIAFLAELSVEFLMRFTRAGETTTYAGVMREAFGPVGAVAAQIAVVVTNMGCLIMYLIIAADVFSGNKREGEVHFGVLQQWFGVHWWNSREFALLVILFLILLPLVLYRRVESLKFSSAISTFLAVAFVTTCTVLAVIAIIEGRTESPKLIPRLDEQTSFFDLFTAVPVIVTAYTFHFNVHPIGFELANASDMTTAVRLALLLCAAIYFSIGLFGYLLFGDSTQSDILVNFDQNTGSAIGSLLNVLVRLSYGFHVILTFPLLNFSLRTNIDEFFFSKKPLLATDTKRFVSLTLVLLVLSYIAAVAVPDIWYIFQFVGSTSTVCLSFVFPGAIVLRDSNGIATRRDKIIALVMIILAAITSVIAISTNIYKAFQ, from the exons ATGTCGCCGGTGGCCGGAGCTCGCGTTCCTCTCCTCCCGGGCTCCAAGGGTGGTGTTCCTCCGGCGACGGTTTCTGGCGCGGTGTTCAATGTCGCCAACAGCATAATCGGTGCCGGCATAATGTCTCTTCCCGCGACCTTGAAGGTTCTGGGTGTGATTCCGGCGTTGGTGTTGATTCTGGTAATTGCGTTTCTGGCAGAACTTTCGGTGGAGTTCCTGATGAGGTTCACACGCGCCGGAGAAACTACAACTTATGCTGGTGTTATGAGAGAGGCCTTTGGACCGGTGGGAGCTGTAGCAGCTCAGATCGCTGTTGTAGTTACTAATATGGGGTGTTTAATTATGTACCTTATTATTGCTG CGGATGTGTTTTCTGGGAATAAACGCGAAGGGGAAGTGCACTTTGGTGTTTTGCAACAGTGGTTTGGAGTTCACTGGTGGAATTCAAGGGAATTTGCTTTGTTAGTTATCTTGTTTTTGATTTTGCTTCCATTGGTCTTGTACCGTCGTGTAG AGTCTTTGAAGTTCAGTTCTGCAATATCAACTTTTCTTGCTGTGGCTTTTGTTACAACATGTACTGTGTTAGCCGTGATTGCTATTATAGAAGGAAGAACAGAGTCTCCTAAATTGATTCCTCGTTTAGACGAACAAACCTCTTTCTTTGACCTGTTTACTGCAGTTCCAGTGATTGTCACAGCTTACACATTTCATTTTAATG TACATCCAATTGGGTTTGAACTTGCCAATGCGTCAGATATGACAACAGCAGTTCGATTAGCATTACTGCTTTGTGCAGCCATTTACTTTTCTATTGGACTATTTGGTTACCTCTTGTTTGGAGATTCCACACAATCTGATATTCTCGTCAATTTTGACCAGAATACTGGATCTGCCATTGGTTCCTTGCTCAATGTTTTAGTTCGATTAAGTTATGGATTTCATGTTATACTCACTTTTCCTCTTCTGAacttctccttgagaaccaaCATAGATGAATTCTTCTTCTCCAAGAAGCCTCTATTAGCAACCGACACTAAGAGATTTGTGAGCCTCACTCTAGTGTTACTAGTCTTGAGCTACATTGCTGCTGTAGCAGTTCCAGATATTTGGTACATCTTTCAGTTTGTGGGATCAACATCTACTGTGTGCCTTTCCTTTGTCTTCCCTGGTGCTATTGTTCTAAG GGATTCTAACGGTATAGCAACTAGAAGGGACAAAATCATTGCACTAGTTATGATCATACTAGCTGCAATAACTAGTGTAATTGCTATCTCCACCAACATATACAAAGCTTTTCAGTAG
- the LOC137826850 gene encoding uncharacterized protein: MVSKEQKRAALHEQLQHLRSLTNSHALNKSSIIIDASKYIEKLKQKVERLNQEIASAETSSAHDPLPTVTVETLEKGFLINVYSAKGCSGLLVSILEVFEEMRLTVLEARVSCTDTFRFQAVGENEEEGDTVDEHTVKQAVGQAIKNWSKGGDQE; this comes from the exons ATGGTTTCCAAAGAGCAAAAGAGAGCAGCACTGCATGAGCAGCTGCAACATCTTCGATCTCTTACTAACTCTCATGCT CTAAACAAAAGCTCGATCATCATCGATGCATCAAAGTACATTGagaaattaaagcaaaaggTAGAAAGACTGAATCAAGAGATAGCATCTGCAGAAACTTCAAGTGCGCACGACCCTTTGCCTACG GTTACAGTAGAAACCTTAGAAAAGGGATTTCTTATAAATGTTTACTCAGCAAAAGGGTGTTCAGGTCTGCTTGTTTCCATATTGGAAGTCTTTGAAGAGATGAGACTCACTGTGCTGGAAGCTAGGGTTTCTTGTACAGACACTTTTCGATTTCAAGCTGTTGGAGAA AATGAAGAAGAAGGAGACACAGTTGATGAACATACTGTCAAACAAGCTGTAGGACAAGCAATAAAGAACTGGAGCAAAGGTGGCGATCAAGAATAA